Proteins encoded by one window of Gordonia jinghuaiqii:
- a CDS encoding glycosyltransferase, with the protein MRILLTGINYAPEVTGIAPYTTGLAEGLAERGHQVDVVTGLPHYPEWRVADGWGSESGSTSTRNSVGIRRIHHHVPSVPSLKGRLRMEVSFGLHAVAARAPRPDLVLAVTPALIASAMVIARARVRGVPAGLIVQDLYGLGVRETGSAFGPAASSVSRFEATVFRRASGVAVIHDHFRDSVVEMGVDKEHVTVIRNWSHFTPAGTKRVSAEMSRRTRHAYGWREDEIVVLHAGNMGLKQGLDNVIEAARLADARNLPVRFVLVGDGNQRARLQEMAGGGGHLDMIDPLPEEEFRAIVAAADLLLVNELPGVREMAVPSKLTTYFAAAHPVIGAVDANGVTAGEIFSSGAGTVVPPGDPCALVEEACRLGHDEDQCTEFAACGPAYAHKVLSVRSAIDQYAEWCERLASQRGRASASVAYSPGAQQPSAATDPAGRWL; encoded by the coding sequence ATGAGAATACTTCTGACCGGTATCAACTACGCACCCGAGGTGACGGGGATCGCGCCCTACACGACCGGACTGGCCGAAGGGCTCGCCGAACGCGGCCACCAGGTGGACGTCGTGACGGGCCTGCCGCACTACCCGGAATGGCGGGTCGCCGACGGCTGGGGCTCCGAATCCGGATCGACATCGACCCGGAACAGTGTGGGAATCAGGCGAATTCACCACCATGTCCCATCGGTTCCGTCGCTCAAGGGCCGACTCAGGATGGAGGTCAGCTTCGGTCTGCACGCCGTGGCCGCGCGCGCACCGCGTCCCGACCTCGTCCTTGCCGTCACCCCGGCGCTGATCGCGAGCGCCATGGTGATCGCACGTGCCCGTGTCCGGGGAGTGCCGGCGGGATTGATCGTCCAGGATCTCTACGGACTCGGCGTACGCGAAACCGGGTCGGCGTTCGGGCCGGCCGCGTCGTCGGTGAGCCGGTTCGAGGCAACGGTGTTCCGCCGGGCATCCGGGGTGGCGGTGATTCACGACCACTTTCGCGACAGCGTCGTGGAGATGGGCGTCGACAAAGAGCATGTGACGGTGATCCGCAACTGGTCACACTTCACACCCGCAGGGACGAAGCGTGTGTCGGCGGAGATGTCACGGCGCACCAGGCACGCGTACGGGTGGCGGGAAGACGAGATCGTCGTCCTGCACGCCGGCAACATGGGCCTCAAGCAGGGACTCGACAATGTCATTGAAGCAGCTCGGCTGGCCGATGCGCGCAATCTGCCGGTGCGCTTCGTGCTCGTCGGCGACGGCAACCAGCGCGCCAGGCTTCAGGAGATGGCCGGTGGCGGAGGGCATCTGGACATGATCGATCCGTTGCCGGAAGAAGAGTTCAGGGCGATCGTCGCTGCTGCTGACCTCCTCCTGGTCAATGAGTTGCCCGGGGTCCGTGAGATGGCCGTTCCGAGCAAACTCACCACATACTTCGCGGCCGCCCATCCCGTGATCGGTGCTGTCGACGCGAACGGTGTCACTGCCGGCGAGATCTTCAGTTCGGGTGCCGGCACGGTGGTACCGCCGGGTGATCCGTGCGCACTGGTGGAGGAGGCATGCCGACTCGGGCATGACGAAGACCAGTGTACGGAGTTCGCCGCATGCGGACCGGCGTACGCGCACAAGGTGCTGAGTGTGCGGTCGGCGATCGACCAGTATGCGGAGTGGTGCGAGCGGCTGGCGTCTCAGCGCGGACGCGCGTCCGCGTCCGTGGCGTATTCGCCGGGTGCGCAACAGCCATCCGCTGCAACCGACCCGGCGGGGAGGTGGCTCTGA
- a CDS encoding glycosyltransferase produces the protein MRVVHVVTLLSPDGAYGGPTRVALNVAEELIRRGVDVEVAAGTRGFDQPPTSVGAVPLRLFGVVSVLPKVGFAGLASPRQVWWFVRSARRFDVVHVHLARDLVTPIIAAIALILRKPVFVQTHGMIDASDRLLSRPFDLLLIRPILRRARAVFCLTDDEAAEIAVVERDSRVVILANGVPVPPQHLRARPARETRRLKVLFLARLHERKRPMHLVRAALALLETDGDVELALVGPDEGEGEQVVRAIRESDFASRITWEGPIEPSKTLPRMAEADVYVLPSVNEPFGMTVLEAMSIGLPVVVTDSCGLARAVAEGEAGIVVDDSVEALTAAIDRYRCDPALVERHGAHARRLVSESYCMADVGTVLMREYQAPAGRDHGHDDAANANRAVRC, from the coding sequence ATGCGTGTTGTTCATGTGGTGACCCTTCTCAGCCCCGATGGTGCGTACGGCGGCCCGACGCGTGTCGCGCTGAATGTGGCCGAGGAGCTGATCCGACGGGGCGTCGACGTGGAGGTCGCCGCCGGGACGCGAGGTTTCGACCAGCCGCCGACTTCTGTCGGCGCCGTGCCTCTACGGCTCTTCGGGGTCGTGTCGGTCCTGCCGAAGGTCGGGTTCGCAGGCCTGGCATCCCCGCGGCAGGTGTGGTGGTTTGTGCGGTCAGCGCGACGGTTCGACGTGGTGCATGTCCATCTCGCGCGGGATCTTGTGACACCCATCATCGCCGCGATCGCGTTGATCCTGCGCAAGCCCGTGTTCGTGCAGACGCATGGCATGATCGACGCCTCCGACAGACTGCTGAGCCGGCCGTTCGATCTGTTGCTGATCAGGCCGATCCTGCGACGGGCGCGGGCGGTGTTCTGCCTGACCGACGACGAGGCTGCCGAAATCGCTGTCGTGGAGCGTGATTCTCGAGTGGTGATCCTCGCCAACGGGGTGCCGGTTCCGCCGCAGCATCTACGTGCGCGACCGGCGCGGGAGACCCGCCGGTTGAAGGTCCTCTTCCTGGCCCGGCTCCACGAGCGCAAGCGACCGATGCACCTGGTGCGGGCGGCGCTCGCCCTGCTCGAGACCGACGGTGATGTGGAGCTGGCCCTTGTCGGGCCGGACGAGGGGGAGGGCGAGCAGGTGGTACGCGCGATCCGCGAATCGGATTTCGCGTCACGGATCACATGGGAAGGTCCGATCGAGCCGTCGAAGACTCTGCCGCGTATGGCCGAGGCCGACGTGTATGTCCTGCCTTCGGTCAACGAACCGTTTGGGATGACCGTGCTCGAGGCGATGTCGATCGGTCTTCCCGTCGTGGTCACCGACAGTTGCGGGCTCGCCCGGGCAGTGGCGGAGGGGGAGGCGGGAATCGTCGTCGATGACTCGGTCGAAGCCCTCACTGCCGCAATCGATCGGTACCGGTGCGATCCGGCGCTGGTGGAACGGCACGGTGCCCACGCCCGTCGTCTGGTCTCGGAGTCGTACTGCATGGCCGATGTCGGAACGGTGCTGATGCGGGAGTATCAGGCGCCGGCGGGTCGGGATCACGGTCATGATGATGCAGCGAACGCGAATCGAGCAGTGCGATGCTGA
- a CDS encoding SGNH/GDSL hydrolase family protein — protein MIVALASVTGAWMRVHAPEPQQDSQAWQVPASQSAPTLLIIGDSFAGGTGNPEFDAYPAVLMQRTGWHVRVDAQGGTGFVNPGVKKTVRLIDRLESDRRIHRPDYILVDAGRNDLDMDPTRVSAAIDDYFDRMKTAFPQAKTVIILPSYLTSEPPSNYGPLRDALTSSAEKIEAKVIDPVAEEWYVGIDLNPLLGPDGVHLNGPGNQFYANKIIDRLRAFGFPVGSGEGH, from the coding sequence GTGATCGTCGCCTTGGCCTCCGTGACGGGAGCGTGGATGAGGGTACATGCGCCGGAGCCGCAACAGGATTCGCAAGCCTGGCAGGTTCCCGCGTCGCAATCGGCGCCGACGTTGTTGATAATCGGCGACAGCTTCGCCGGCGGTACCGGGAATCCGGAGTTCGACGCATACCCTGCCGTGCTGATGCAGCGCACCGGGTGGCATGTTCGGGTGGATGCGCAAGGCGGAACAGGATTTGTGAATCCGGGGGTCAAGAAGACGGTCAGGCTCATCGACCGACTCGAGTCAGATCGCAGAATCCACCGGCCGGATTACATTCTTGTCGACGCCGGGCGCAATGATCTCGATATGGATCCCACCCGGGTCTCGGCAGCCATCGATGACTACTTCGATCGGATGAAAACTGCGTTCCCGCAAGCGAAAACGGTGATAATTCTGCCATCATATCTTACGAGTGAACCGCCATCGAACTACGGACCACTCCGCGATGCGCTGACGAGCAGTGCGGAGAAGATCGAGGCCAAGGTCATCGATCCGGTTGCCGAAGAGTGGTATGTCGGCATCGATCTGAATCCTCTGCTCGGACCGGACGGGGTCCATCTCAACGGACCGGGAAACCAGTTCTACGCCAATAAGATAATCGACCGATTACGTGCTTTCGGATTTCCGGTCGGAAGCGGTGAGGGACACTGA
- a CDS encoding YveK family protein — MNDYQELMRSLRGRWALVLAGVLAGMSLGAVFSMVQPVTYAATARIFIATPVWNDMIGDGSAASGSSAAIASLTGGDTKTSYGNQFTQQRMPTYLALLTTPAVLGPAAAKLETTEADLGSRVTGRLVPETVMLDVTVTSDSAARAADEANATAAGYIDVLRSLESPSSVTAAASPVQPVVVAGASAPSSASAPNVLVHVAVGGTLGMLAAVAIAVSSRPRRQQWRRRHSR; from the coding sequence ATGAACGACTACCAGGAGCTGATGAGATCCCTGCGTGGTCGCTGGGCGCTCGTCCTCGCCGGAGTGCTGGCCGGAATGTCCCTCGGCGCAGTGTTTTCGATGGTTCAGCCGGTGACCTACGCGGCCACCGCGCGGATCTTCATCGCCACGCCGGTGTGGAACGACATGATCGGCGACGGGAGCGCGGCCTCGGGATCGAGTGCTGCGATAGCCAGTCTCACCGGCGGTGACACCAAGACCTCATACGGGAACCAGTTCACGCAACAGCGGATGCCGACATACCTGGCTCTCTTGACCACGCCGGCGGTATTGGGACCGGCGGCGGCGAAACTCGAGACCACCGAGGCAGACCTGGGTTCACGGGTCACCGGTCGGCTTGTTCCGGAGACCGTCATGCTCGACGTCACGGTGACGTCGGACTCGGCGGCACGAGCTGCCGACGAGGCCAACGCGACGGCTGCCGGTTACATCGATGTGCTGAGAAGCCTCGAGTCGCCGTCATCGGTGACGGCGGCGGCATCGCCGGTGCAACCGGTGGTGGTCGCCGGTGCATCGGCGCCCAGCTCCGCGAGTGCACCGAACGTGCTGGTACACGTCGCCGTCGGAGGAACCCTCGGAATGTTGGCCGCCGTGGCGATCGCGGTGTCATCGCGACCGCGCCGGCAACAGTGGCGTCGACGGCATTCGCGCTAG